In Spirochaetota bacterium, the genomic window GACGGAAAAACGTGGTACGCCCCTGCATACTGGCATCAACATGGGAAAGCTATGCTCTTCAAATCACACGATGGGATCAACTGGCAACCAGTTTCCGTAATTTATGAAGGCGATCGTTGCGATGAAACAGATATTGAATTTTTGCCTGATACAACTATGATAAGTACCCAGCGTTTGGAATATTCTGACAGCATTCTTGGCGACAGCCGTGCATCTACTGGTATACATACAGCAAAAGCTCCTTATACACACTGGACTGGTACTGAAGACTACAGTACTCGCCTTGATGGACCGGCACTGTTTTCATATAAAGGCAATGTGTATGCTATAGGAAGAAGAAACCCGTATACACCTGGTCTTCTGAATAAATATGGAAGCATCCTTGCAAAAAAGCGAACATCACTGTGGCTGGTTACTCCTCAAAAATTAGTATGGCTTTCGGATGTGCCAAGTGCTGGCGATACAAGCTATGCTGGATATGTGATACGTGGCAATACCCTTTATTTTAGTTATTACACCAGCGATATACACCACGATTATCCATGGATTCTTGGTATGATAAAAGAAAGTTCTATTATGATAGGAAAGCTCAATCTTGATTTACTGGAAAAGCTAGCACTTAGCAAGCTATAGCATGGATAAACATGCATCATATTACACTAACAGGACATTTTTTAAATTTTCTACTGGTAATGAATTTCTTACAGAGGTTTCTATAATCAAGATTTCAAAATAAACTGTGCAAGCTAAAATTTTTTTATTTTTGGAGGAATATATGAAGAATGCCGTAATTAGTTTAATTGTGATTGCTATGTTTTTTGCATTGCCTCATGCAATGGCCGCACGACTATCAGATGAGGATTTGGCAAAAAAAATTGAAGGATGGTATCCCACAGGGCTTCCGCTTGTCAATTACGACAGCGACAACGGTTTTGGCTACGGTGTTCGTGTTTATTTGTATAACAATGGTACACGAGACGATGAGTATTTTGCATATGCACCATACAAGATGCAACTGTATGGTCAGTTTTACCAGACAACCAACGGTTATCAGTATCACGAAATTAATCTTGATATGCCCTATATCTTTGGCACCAAATTCAGGATTATCACCTCAATTGCATATGACAAAAAAATTAACGCAAACTATTTTGGGCAGGGAGCCGACAGCGCAAAGGGCAAATTAACACTGTATAATAGCTATACAACTTCGTTTGAATATTTCAATAAATACCAGGATTATTTAGACTTTGCTGACAAGGATGAACGCTTTTTGAAGTATTACAATTATGAATACACCAAACCAAGTTATTTCCTAAATCTTTACAGGGATATAACACAGAACTTTAAATTTCTGGCTGGTCTTGAGGTTAAAAAAGTAACCATTGACACATGGGATGGCGAAAAGTTTGATGGTACACAACAAGGGCCAACTCTTTTAGAACAACAACAACCACTTGGTTATGACGGTGGATGGTCAAACTTTGGCCGTGTTGGTATCTACTACGATACCCGTGATTACGAGCCAGATCCAAAAACAGGATATCTTGTTGATTATGCTTTTGAGATTTCTGATAACAGTATTGGCTCAGACTACGACTTCACCCGCCATACCATTCAGCTACAATACTACTTTCCGCTCATCCCATCATTAACACTGGCGCTGCGTGCAGGCTATACTGATGCCAATGGTAATACACCCTTCTTTGAAATGGGGTATTTTGGATTTTCACTTAATCGACGCACAGGCCTTGGCAACAACCGCACACTCCGCGGTTACCGTGAGCAGCGGTTTGTTGGCCCCACCATGACCGTTGCAAATGCAGAACTACGATGGAAATTTGCAGAAGCAAAGCCGTGGGGACAAAATTTCCAGTTCAAAGTTACTGCTTTTTATGATGTTGGAAATGTGTATGATAAAGCGGCTGACCCGTTTACTGAACCACGGTTTAGCGATTATCACCATGGTTACGGTGGTGGACTTGTGATAGCATGGAACATGGCTACAATTGTGCATTTCTATTATGGTTTAAGTAAAGAGGACAACTCAGTATCTGTTGATTTCAGCCATACTTTTTAAGGCGATAGCTCCTTGCAATCAGGAAGGCTTTTGTATAGAAACGCCTTCCTGATTATATAGTATTATTGTTTTTCTTTTATAAGCACATCCTTTATTGCAGCTGCCAGTATTCTCCCGCCTTTCCCGTTGAGGTGAATGTTATCAGTCATATATGTTAAACCCCGTGCTTTTGAAATGTCATCCCAGTCTTTGCCAAAAATATAATGTTGCAAAATTGCACTGTACATAAACCAGATATCTGTTGTGTATGGCGCAATATCACGTTTGCCTGCTTGTATTAAATCACGGGTAAGGATCTCATTGAGCCCAATATACATTAATTTTTCTTTTTTAGCAATATCTCGTATTTCAGCAGAGTATTCAATTGTAAGCTTGAATGGAAGGCTGTCAATATTCTCACCCAGTGGGGGTAAAGAAATGAGGACAAGTTTTGCATTAGTTTTGGTTTTCAGAATTGAAACCAATTTTTTATAATTTTCTACAAACCACTCTTTTGTAGGCTTTTGCGGTAAGTTCCACAACTTTTTATATCGCTGATACTCCTTGTCATTAAGCGATCCTTTAAGGTCATTAGTGCCAATCAAAATAAATACAAATTGAGGCTGTAAAGCAACAACTGAATCCACAACCTCAAGAAGATTATACACTAACCGTGAGTTAATACCTTCGTTTATAAACACAAAATTTTGCAAATCTGGATCCTTTGCAAGAAATCCAACATAATCAAAACTCACCGTTGCATGCGTTAAGCTATCACCAAAGCACACTACAATCTTTTTATCTTTTGGTACAGTAGCCTGACGTATAGCCTCTGCATTATTTGCAGGAACTTTAGTGGCTTTGTAATATACATAGCCATAGACTGCACCCAGCAAAGTTATACAGCATATCAATATAATCAAAATTTTCTTTATCATACTATTCCTCCTGTTACATGAATATATTTTCTTCTTGCTATTTGCTAATGTTTGTATCAACATGGTTTTAATTTGTTTTTATTACATCATGTTATTTTATTATCTACAAGTACAAAATAATGTACATCCATTGATTTTTTTAATAGGTATTGTTACTTTATTCTTTATTAAAATGTTGTTTCAAATAAATAATACAAACGATATAAATAATAAATCGATTTAAATATTATAATTAAATGGATAGAGTTGTATTTAGAATATATAATTTAACCTTTAAAATATAAAAAATATTATAGCAATTCAATAGCATAAAAGGAGGAATACTATGGAATTTGAAACTACGACATGTATCGCACCCTCACACAAAGAGCTTGTAGAATATTATGCTAAAATATGCGATTTATCAGTTAGCAAGTTTATTATTTCTATGATTAATTATGCTGCAATGAAAGGGGTAAAAACGAATTCACCTTTTACCCATGTGCAATACAGAAAACGTGATGCTCGTAAATGGCAGCGACTTCATATTTGCCTAACATATCATGAATATGAGTTTTTGCTTGATATGAAGAAGTTATGGAAAATGAGTGTAGCGCGTTTAATTGAGTTTTGCATAGAAAATATACTTTTAGAATTTGTTGAAGCACTATTACAAGAAGAACATAACTATAGTTATCGGTTTATGCATTATACTTTTGACTTTTCAAGTGTAAAAAATATGCCTGCATATCGTTGTATATGGGGATTACCACCCGAAATGCTGGCAAAAGCATAGTTTATAATCACAATATATAAAAACAACTATCAATTATTGCTTTTGGAGATACTTCCATAGGGAACAATTATGGTCAATTGTTATGTAAAAAATCTACAAAGGCTACAGGATAGCTCACTTACAGTAAATTTAACTTTGTCATTATTTCTCACATAAAACATAGTTAATATACCCTTATAGTAAATAACCTGAACCTTTGTTAAAAACAGTAAACTTATTGTAAAGCCTCCTGTAGCGCTTCGATAATATCATCACTATGTTCAATCCCTATTGATAGCCGTATCAAATCAGGTGTTATTCCTGCCTGCCGCTGTTGTTCCTCTGACAACTGTGAATGTGAAGTACTTGCAGGGTGTAGCACCAAACTTTTTGCATCACCAACATTTGCTAAATGCGAAAATAACTTCACCCCATTTATAAACTTGACTGCACTTTCATATCCACCTTTAATACCAAAGACTACCATGCCACCAAAACCACCTATAAAGTAGCGAGTGGCTACCTCATAAGAGCTATCGCCCTCAAGTCCAGGATACCGTACCCATGCAACGTTTATATGGCTTTTTAAAAATTGTGCTACTTTCATTGCGTTGTCGCTATGCCGCTGCATTCGCAAGGGGAAAGTTTCAAGCCCCTGTAAAAATATCCACGCATTATCAGGCGAGATTGCAGCTCCTAAATTGCGCAGCGCAACAAGCCGCATTCTCAATATAAATGCAAGAGGATTGGCATCACCCAGGTCATGGGCAAATCGTAAACCGTGATAGCCAGCATCAGGTTCATTGTATAGTGAAAACTTTTTGTCAGTCCAGTCAAAGTTACCCGCATCAATCACAATGCCACCAATAGCAGTGCCATGTCCACCCAGCCACTTTGTAAGCGAATGTACTACAATAT contains:
- a CDS encoding SGNH/GDSL hydrolase family protein, with product MIKKILIILICCITLLGAVYGYVYYKATKVPANNAEAIRQATVPKDKKIVVCFGDSLTHATVSFDYVGFLAKDPDLQNFVFINEGINSRLVYNLLEVVDSVVALQPQFVFILIGTNDLKGSLNDKEYQRYKKLWNLPQKPTKEWFVENYKKLVSILKTKTNAKLVLISLPPLGENIDSLPFKLTIEYSAEIRDIAKKEKLMYIGLNEILTRDLIQAGKRDIAPYTTDIWFMYSAILQHYIFGKDWDDISKARGLTYMTDNIHLNGKGGRILAAAIKDVLIKEKQ
- a CDS encoding O-acetylhomoserine aminocarboxypropyltransferase/cysteine synthase, which produces MNKNYRIETIALHGGQSIDETKSRAVPVYRTSSYVFDSAEHGADLFALKQKGFIYTRIMNPTQEVLETRVAMLENGKAALALASGTSAIFYSIINVCKAGDEFISASNLYGGTYTMFDAILPQFGITCKMVPYNDYSAYEDAINDKTRAIFIESIGNPTLGVPDFEKVAKIASKHHFPLIVDNTFATPYHFRPIDYGANIVVHSLTKWLGGHGTAIGGIVIDAGNFDWTDKKFSLYNEPDAGYHGLRFAHDLGDANPLAFILRMRLVALRNLGAAISPDNAWIFLQGLETFPLRMQRHSDNAMKVAQFLKSHINVAWVRYPGLEGDSSYEVATRYFIGGFGGMVVFGIKGGYESAVKFINGVKLFSHLANVGDAKSLVLHPASTSHSQLSEEQQRQAGITPDLIRLSIGIEHSDDIIEALQEALQ
- a CDS encoding DUF5982 domain-containing protein — its product is MKNAVISLIVIAMFFALPHAMAARLSDEDLAKKIEGWYPTGLPLVNYDSDNGFGYGVRVYLYNNGTRDDEYFAYAPYKMQLYGQFYQTTNGYQYHEINLDMPYIFGTKFRIITSIAYDKKINANYFGQGADSAKGKLTLYNSYTTSFEYFNKYQDYLDFADKDERFLKYYNYEYTKPSYFLNLYRDITQNFKFLAGLEVKKVTIDTWDGEKFDGTQQGPTLLEQQQPLGYDGGWSNFGRVGIYYDTRDYEPDPKTGYLVDYAFEISDNSIGSDYDFTRHTIQLQYYFPLIPSLTLALRAGYTDANGNTPFFEMGYFGFSLNRRTGLGNNRTLRGYREQRFVGPTMTVANAELRWKFAEAKPWGQNFQFKVTAFYDVGNVYDKAADPFTEPRFSDYHHGYGGGLVIAWNMATIVHFYYGLSKEDNSVSVDFSHTF